In Thermoleophilia bacterium, one DNA window encodes the following:
- the tkt gene encoding transketolase, translating into MRSAGCTRSRTASTKAAGVVVRTCDAPPSDPHPTKARAARASALTGITRRVTVRTLRIAVATSPAGCPRGTSHHGNTTVPTLRPLTPTETHVTTPAAPDLCIATIRTLAIDAVQAANSGHPGAPMGLAPVAWRIYSEQMRHAPGDMSWPDRDRFVLSAGHASALQYALLHVAGYPVSLDDLRAFRQWGSVTPGHPERGLTPGVEVTTGPLGQGLANGIGLALAERMLAAEFNRPDHTVVDHRTWVIASDGDLMEGISHEACSLAGFLSLDRLVVVFDDNAISLDGPTAMAVNDDVTGRFHAYGWRVLEIADGNDLGEIDRVLAEARESDGRPTLVRYHSHIGFGAPTVQDTSKAHGAPLGPDEVVLAKRSYGWPEDAQFLVPDAVAAWAHELRRRGDEYVAQWNARMDAYAAAFPAEAAELRRRIAGDLPAGWDSRLPTFAPGESLATRTASAVTLNAIAAAMPELVGGAADLASSTGTTITSAPDVTPSAYGGRNLHFGVREFGMAAVLNGMAAHGGLRVYGSTFMTFSDYMKNAIRMSALMHLPVIYVFTHDTVALGEDGPTHQPVEQLAALRSIPGLVTLRPADARETAAAWRVAVGRTAGPTALVLTRQGLTVLDAIPPVERGAYVLADGDDCVLIATGSEVSLALAARDLLAASGTSARVVSMPSWELFAAQPQAYRDEVLPPAMTARVGVEAASPFGWATWTGTHGRIVAIDRFGASAPGPEVMAELGMTAEAVAEAARDSMAAAG; encoded by the coding sequence ATGCGCTCCGCCGGGTGCACGAGATCACGGACCGCATCCACGAAAGCGGCCGGCGTTGTCGTCCGGACGTGCGACGCCCCGCCGTCCGACCCGCACCCGACCAAGGCGAGGGCCGCGAGGGCCAGCGCACTCACGGGTATAACTCGTCGCGTCACGGTGAGAACATTACGGATCGCCGTCGCGACCTCTCCCGCCGGATGCCCGCGTGGGACATCGCACCATGGGAACACGACCGTCCCTACACTCAGGCCGCTCACCCCGACGGAGACCCACGTGACGACACCGGCAGCGCCCGACCTCTGCATCGCGACCATCCGCACGCTCGCAATCGATGCCGTGCAGGCAGCGAACTCCGGCCACCCCGGCGCCCCGATGGGCCTCGCACCCGTGGCGTGGCGGATCTACTCAGAGCAGATGCGCCATGCACCGGGCGATATGTCGTGGCCCGACCGCGATCGCTTCGTGCTGTCAGCAGGTCACGCCTCGGCCCTGCAATACGCCCTGCTCCACGTGGCGGGCTACCCCGTGTCGCTCGACGATCTCCGTGCCTTTCGGCAGTGGGGAAGCGTCACCCCCGGGCACCCGGAGCGCGGTCTCACCCCAGGGGTCGAGGTGACCACCGGCCCGCTGGGTCAGGGACTCGCCAACGGGATCGGCCTCGCCCTCGCGGAACGCATGCTCGCTGCCGAGTTCAACCGCCCCGACCACACGGTGGTGGACCATCGCACGTGGGTCATCGCATCCGACGGCGACCTGATGGAGGGGATCTCGCACGAGGCGTGCTCGCTCGCAGGATTCCTCAGCCTCGACCGCCTCGTCGTGGTATTCGACGACAACGCCATCAGCCTCGACGGACCCACCGCGATGGCCGTGAACGACGACGTGACCGGACGCTTCCACGCGTACGGGTGGCGGGTGCTTGAGATCGCCGACGGCAACGACCTCGGCGAAATCGACCGCGTGCTCGCCGAGGCCCGGGAGTCGGATGGCCGCCCAACCCTCGTGCGCTACCACTCGCACATCGGATTCGGTGCCCCCACCGTGCAGGACACGAGCAAGGCCCACGGTGCCCCCCTGGGCCCCGACGAGGTCGTGCTGGCCAAGCGGTCGTACGGCTGGCCCGAGGACGCCCAGTTCCTCGTACCCGACGCCGTGGCCGCGTGGGCACACGAACTGCGCCGGCGTGGCGACGAGTACGTGGCCCAGTGGAACGCGCGGATGGACGCCTACGCTGCGGCATTCCCCGCCGAGGCCGCCGAGTTACGCCGTCGCATCGCCGGCGACCTCCCCGCGGGCTGGGATTCCCGCCTGCCGACGTTCGCCCCCGGCGAGTCGCTGGCCACCCGTACGGCATCCGCCGTCACCCTCAACGCCATCGCCGCCGCGATGCCCGAACTCGTCGGCGGGGCCGCCGATCTCGCTTCGTCCACCGGTACCACCATCACGAGCGCACCCGACGTCACGCCCAGCGCCTACGGCGGACGCAACCTGCACTTCGGAGTGCGTGAGTTCGGCATGGCCGCTGTCCTCAACGGTATGGCCGCGCACGGAGGCCTCCGGGTGTACGGGTCCACGTTCATGACCTTCTCCGACTACATGAAGAACGCCATCCGCATGTCGGCCCTCATGCACCTGCCCGTCATCTACGTCTTCACGCACGACACGGTGGCGCTGGGAGAGGACGGTCCCACGCACCAACCCGTCGAGCAACTCGCGGCACTCCGCTCGATCCCGGGCCTAGTCACGCTGCGGCCGGCAGACGCCCGCGAAACCGCGGCCGCGTGGCGTGTGGCGGTCGGCCGCACCGCCGGACCCACCGCCCTCGTGCTCACCCGCCAGGGGCTGACGGTGCTCGACGCCATTCCCCCCGTGGAGCGCGGGGCATACGTGCTGGCGGACGGCGACGACTGCGTGCTCATCGCGACCGGGTCCGAAGTGTCGCTGGCCCTCGCCGCTCGTGACCTCCTCGCGGCCTCAGGAACCTCGGCACGCGTCGTGAGCATGCCCTCCTGGGAACTCTTCGCCGCCCAACCGCAGGCGTACCGCGACGAGGTACTGCCCCCCGCCATGACGGCGCGTGTGGGAGTGGAGGCGGCCTCGCCCTTCGGCTGGGCCACCTGGACCGGCACTCACGGCCGCATCGTGGCCATCGATCGCTTTGGCGCGTCTGCGCCGGGCCCCGAGGTGATGGCCGAGCTGGGGATGACGGCCGAAGCCGTGGCCGAGGCCGCCCGCGACTCGATGGCCGCCGCCGGCTGA
- a CDS encoding rhodanese-like domain-containing protein, protein MAWDDITQWQPADLYASFRMGDNVQAVDVRDATYRDAESQVRGSIRLDPMAFEAEVATLPDGKEIVLYCDRPGEAISMKIALWAFDNGRSRIGVLVGGFDAWSKAGYPVEPMG, encoded by the coding sequence GTGGCGTGGGATGACATCACCCAGTGGCAGCCGGCAGATCTGTACGCATCGTTCCGCATGGGTGACAACGTGCAGGCGGTGGATGTGCGCGATGCGACATACCGCGACGCCGAGTCGCAGGTGAGGGGTTCCATCCGCTTGGACCCCATGGCATTCGAGGCCGAGGTCGCCACACTGCCGGATGGCAAGGAGATCGTCCTCTATTGCGACCGCCCGGGTGAGGCCATCAGCATGAAGATCGCCCTGTGGGCGTTCGACAACGGTCGTTCGCGCATTGGCGTTCTCGTCGGTGGATTCGACGCCTGGTCGAAGGCGGGTTACCCCGTGGAGCCGATGGGGTAG
- a CDS encoding Crp/Fnr family transcriptional regulator — protein sequence MATLTPLLPTPPAARGRSTRPALSQYDLFDGIPRRDVDLLDARLPLIRWSCETEAPAGVTRGDQVCLVRQGRIALSDPTVDGQEVTTTIVEPGAVYSSLGLDCMPHAVALETSTVTPIPVHAIDALITRYPRFGVNLAIALTSRLANLRQTVGIVSEMRVEDRLRRRLHQVAEQVGTAAPEGVHIGLDLTHAQWASLIGASREAVTTAFGKLRAAGELEMDRRAITIPWDAMPSADSLPAALAS from the coding sequence ATGGCCACTCTCACACCACTCCTGCCCACCCCGCCGGCCGCGCGCGGGAGATCGACGCGGCCGGCACTCTCGCAGTACGACCTGTTCGACGGGATTCCGCGGCGTGACGTCGACCTCCTCGACGCGCGGCTTCCACTGATCCGCTGGTCGTGCGAGACCGAGGCGCCCGCGGGAGTGACCCGCGGGGATCAGGTCTGTCTCGTCCGTCAGGGGCGCATCGCGCTCTCCGACCCCACGGTGGACGGACAGGAGGTCACCACCACGATCGTGGAGCCCGGCGCCGTGTACTCGTCGCTCGGCCTCGATTGTATGCCTCACGCCGTCGCGCTGGAGACCAGCACCGTCACACCGATTCCGGTTCATGCCATCGATGCACTCATCACACGCTACCCGCGCTTCGGCGTCAACCTCGCCATCGCACTGACCAGCCGCCTCGCCAATCTGCGCCAGACGGTCGGGATCGTCTCGGAGATGCGCGTGGAGGACCGTCTTCGCCGGCGTCTGCATCAGGTCGCGGAGCAGGTCGGCACGGCGGCCCCCGAGGGCGTTCACATCGGCCTCGACCTCACGCACGCTCAGTGGGCATCACTCATCGGGGCGTCACGTGAGGCCGTGACCACCGCCTTCGGCAAGTTGCGCGCGGCCGGCGAACTGGAGATGGACCGCCGCGCGATCACCATTCCCTGGGACGCCATGCCGTCCGCCGACTCGCTTCCCGCCGCGCTCGCGAGCTAG
- a CDS encoding ABC transporter substrate-binding protein, which translates to MTLIRLGHSPDPDDAFMFYALAKNLIPTRGFRFEHVIHDIETLNRWAMEGRLEVTAISVHAYASVADRYRLLPHGASMGEQYGPIVVAREQIDPAALPTLRVAVPGLLTSAFLELQLAVGRIADPLVVPFDEILTVVERGEADAGLVIHEGQLTYERHGLVNILDLGTWWHELTGGLPLPLGANAVRRDIAGDKMVRLSHVLRDSIRYGLDNREGALEYAAEFGRGLDDDLNDRFVGMYVNDRTLDYGEDGREAVRELLRRGVAAGLIHTDVQVDFVDD; encoded by the coding sequence ATGACGCTGATCCGTCTGGGTCACAGCCCCGATCCCGACGACGCCTTCATGTTCTACGCGCTCGCGAAGAACCTCATCCCCACCCGGGGGTTCCGGTTCGAGCACGTCATCCACGACATCGAGACCCTCAACCGCTGGGCCATGGAGGGTCGCCTCGAGGTCACCGCGATCTCCGTGCACGCCTACGCGAGCGTGGCCGACAGATACCGCCTGCTCCCCCACGGCGCGTCCATGGGGGAGCAGTACGGCCCCATCGTCGTGGCCCGCGAGCAGATCGACCCGGCCGCGCTGCCCACCCTGCGGGTTGCCGTGCCGGGGCTCCTCACCAGTGCGTTCCTCGAACTGCAATTGGCCGTGGGCCGCATCGCCGATCCGCTCGTGGTGCCGTTCGACGAGATTCTCACCGTCGTGGAGCGCGGTGAGGCCGACGCTGGTCTCGTCATCCACGAGGGGCAACTCACCTACGAACGCCACGGCCTCGTGAACATCCTCGACCTCGGCACGTGGTGGCACGAGCTCACCGGCGGCCTACCGCTCCCCCTTGGCGCCAACGCCGTGCGCCGCGACATCGCGGGCGACAAGATGGTGCGCTTGTCTCACGTGCTGCGCGACAGCATCCGGTACGGCCTCGACAATCGCGAGGGTGCGCTGGAATACGCCGCCGAATTCGGTCGTGGGCTCGACGATGACCTCAACGACCGGTTCGTGGGTATGTACGTGAATGACCGCACTCTGGACTACGGCGAGGATGGTCGGGAGGCCGTGCGCGAACTCCTGCGTCGCGGCGTCGCGGCCGGGTTGATTCACACGGACGTGCAGGTCGACTTCGTCGATGACTGA
- a CDS encoding polysaccharide deacetylase family protein — protein MRTGPVGHHWAVPSQRPHSGRPSRDGHDPPRNERRRRTTWRVPPVLLTIVGVVVVALMVALAIRNAREPMTESAGPSVDPAATTAQQLGPRDQELVDIGQTGVSVHRAGGARNVVALTFDDGPGPDTPAVLSILKRAGVPATFFVVGGNVTDSPSLVQQAVTDGHQIGIHTYTHADLTKLPAARQKQEIDTTATAIINASGVASRLFRAPYGAINPSVIRAATTARLLSVLWNVDTSDWSQPTADQITRTVLAQAIPGAIILMHDGGGNRGATVQALPGIITALRARGFEFATVGDLVVSDPPGSDDVSVDGQGVSE, from the coding sequence ATGCGTACCGGCCCAGTGGGGCATCATTGGGCCGTGCCCTCGCAACGGCCACACTCCGGACGTCCGTCACGTGACGGACATGACCCGCCTCGGAACGAGCGTCGCCGCCGTACGACATGGCGTGTCCCACCCGTCCTGCTCACCATCGTCGGCGTCGTCGTGGTGGCCCTGATGGTCGCCCTCGCGATACGTAACGCCCGCGAACCCATGACCGAGTCCGCCGGTCCGTCCGTTGACCCGGCCGCCACGACCGCACAGCAGTTGGGACCGAGGGATCAGGAACTGGTGGACATCGGGCAGACGGGCGTGAGCGTCCATCGCGCCGGTGGCGCACGCAACGTCGTGGCGCTCACCTTCGATGACGGCCCCGGTCCCGATACGCCGGCGGTGCTGTCCATCCTCAAGCGCGCGGGAGTGCCTGCGACCTTCTTCGTGGTGGGCGGCAACGTGACGGACAGCCCATCACTGGTACAGCAGGCGGTCACGGACGGGCACCAGATCGGGATCCACACCTACACCCACGCCGATCTCACCAAACTCCCCGCGGCACGGCAGAAACAGGAGATCGACACGACCGCCACCGCGATCATCAACGCGTCGGGCGTGGCGAGCCGTCTCTTCCGCGCTCCGTACGGAGCGATCAACCCCTCCGTCATCCGCGCGGCGACAACGGCCCGGTTGCTCTCGGTTCTCTGGAATGTGGACACCAGCGACTGGAGTCAGCCGACCGCCGATCAGATCACCCGAACCGTTCTGGCGCAGGCCATTCCCGGCGCCATCATCCTGATGCATGACGGTGGTGGCAACCGCGGGGCGACCGTCCAGGCCCTGCCCGGAATCATCACGGCACTGCGGGCCAGAGGTTTTGAGTTCGCCACCGTCGGTGACCTCGTGGTGTCCGACCCGCCGGGATCCGACGACGTCTCCGTCGACGGACAGGGCGTCAGCGAGTAG
- a CDS encoding zinc-binding alcohol dehydrogenase family protein has protein sequence MRAMVLTALGGIDSGTLRLMDVPDPVPGSGEVLIRVGACAACRTDLQICEGDIAPVVLPIIPGHQVVGRIEAIGPGAEGFSEGQRAGLTWLAGTCDECAHCRAGRENLCERATFTGWHRHGGFAELVTARADVVVPLPEGPRDSDLAPLLCGGVIGYRALRVAGITPGARVGLYGFGASARQAIQVARHLGCRVAVATRSNDDQARALAMGAEWAGGYTDHPPFPLDLAVTFAPAGSVVASAVKALDRGGTVTINAIHLDELPTMDYADLWWERTIRSVSNLTRADIRDYLALAARIPVVTTVEEFALADAARALQRIATGDVNGTAVIIP, from the coding sequence ATGCGCGCGATGGTTCTCACTGCCCTGGGCGGAATCGACTCCGGGACGCTCCGGCTCATGGATGTCCCCGACCCGGTACCCGGCTCCGGTGAAGTCCTCATCCGCGTCGGCGCCTGCGCGGCTTGCCGTACCGACCTCCAGATTTGCGAGGGCGACATCGCCCCCGTCGTGCTGCCGATCATCCCCGGCCATCAGGTGGTGGGACGCATCGAGGCAATCGGCCCGGGTGCCGAGGGGTTTTCGGAGGGTCAGCGGGCGGGGCTCACATGGCTCGCGGGCACGTGCGATGAGTGTGCACACTGCCGGGCGGGGCGCGAGAACCTGTGCGAGCGCGCCACCTTCACCGGATGGCACCGGCATGGCGGGTTTGCCGAACTCGTCACGGCGCGCGCCGACGTGGTCGTGCCCCTTCCCGAGGGACCCCGCGACTCCGACCTCGCCCCGCTGCTCTGCGGCGGAGTCATCGGGTACCGCGCCCTACGAGTGGCGGGCATCACGCCCGGTGCGCGCGTGGGCCTCTACGGGTTCGGGGCGTCGGCCAGGCAGGCGATTCAGGTGGCACGGCATCTGGGGTGCCGCGTGGCCGTGGCCACCCGATCGAACGACGACCAAGCGCGTGCTCTGGCCATGGGCGCCGAGTGGGCGGGGGGATACACGGATCACCCGCCGTTTCCCCTCGATCTCGCCGTCACCTTCGCACCCGCCGGATCGGTGGTGGCGTCCGCCGTGAAAGCCCTCGATCGCGGAGGCACCGTGACCATCAACGCCATCCACCTCGACGAATTACCGACGATGGACTACGCCGATCTCTGGTGGGAGCGCACCATCCGATCGGTGTCCAACCTCACCCGCGCCGACATCCGTGACTATCTGGCCCTCGCGGCGCGCATTCCCGTCGTCACGACGGTGGAGGAGTTTGCGCTCGCCGATGCCGCCCGGGCACTGCAGCGCATCGCGACCGGCGACGTAAACGGTACGGCGGTGATCATTCCCTGA
- a CDS encoding methylated-DNA--[protein]-cysteine S-methyltransferase: MPTTPDWARLSGGFRGRGLQAGHSIPPGEVRTYGGVARAVGTSLARDPLPTVIPWHRVVRVDHVVVAYSMGGPVVTARMRHREGVDIHRGRVRASTR, from the coding sequence GTGCCCACCACTCCCGACTGGGCGCGCCTGTCCGGCGGGTTCCGGGGCCGTGGGCTGCAGGCCGGTCATTCCATCCCACCGGGGGAGGTACGGACGTACGGGGGCGTGGCTCGGGCGGTGGGTACCTCACTGGCCCGTGATCCACTTCCCACTGTCATCCCATGGCACCGCGTGGTGCGGGTGGACCACGTCGTCGTCGCCTACTCCATGGGCGGACCCGTGGTCACAGCCCGCATGCGGCACCGTGAGGGGGTGGACATCCACCGGGGACGGGTGCGGGCGTCGACGCGGTGA
- the cax gene encoding calcium/proton exchanger, giving the protein MAPASVRLPAWQIITMVATAAFSAGAIVLDVAGVSPVAIFGVAAIATIGLAWLVGLSTEQLAATSGAKVSALLNAAFGNIAELVLILLAVSAGLQSVAIASIAGSVIGNALFVLGAAFLVGGLRHGRQAFSRHLAGINSVLLLVAVLGVVIPTTYAAFSGADADHVQSLSVGVAIIFIVLYVIYVYSFLKSNEVVDDEHPPALMPWSRTAAITTLLIAGVGVGVLGEVLIGSLEPTAESLGISPVFMGLIAIPVIGNLAEHLVAVQLAYRNKMDFAMNIAMGSTLQVVMLIAPIIVLVSPLFGAQVPMVFTPLELVALGGGALVIAVVAADGESNWIEGAALMAVYVMVGLAAFLWPVVA; this is encoded by the coding sequence ATGGCTCCTGCATCCGTCCGCCTCCCTGCTTGGCAGATCATCACCATGGTCGCGACGGCTGCGTTCTCGGCGGGGGCGATCGTCCTCGACGTGGCAGGGGTGTCTCCCGTCGCCATCTTCGGTGTCGCGGCCATCGCGACCATCGGCCTCGCGTGGCTGGTGGGTCTCTCCACCGAGCAACTCGCCGCCACCAGCGGCGCGAAGGTGAGTGCGCTGCTCAACGCCGCCTTTGGCAACATCGCCGAACTCGTGCTCATCCTGCTCGCGGTCTCCGCCGGACTCCAGTCGGTGGCCATCGCCTCCATCGCCGGATCGGTGATCGGCAACGCGTTGTTCGTACTGGGCGCGGCCTTCCTTGTGGGCGGCCTGAGACATGGCCGACAGGCGTTCTCGCGCCATCTCGCCGGAATCAACTCCGTGCTCCTGCTCGTGGCCGTGCTCGGAGTGGTCATCCCCACCACCTACGCCGCCTTCTCCGGTGCCGATGCCGACCATGTCCAGTCGCTCTCCGTGGGCGTGGCCATCATCTTCATCGTCCTCTACGTCATCTACGTCTATTCGTTCCTCAAATCGAACGAGGTGGTGGACGACGAGCACCCACCCGCGCTCATGCCGTGGTCACGAACGGCCGCCATCACGACCCTTCTCATCGCCGGGGTGGGCGTGGGGGTGCTCGGCGAGGTTCTCATCGGCAGTCTTGAACCCACGGCGGAGAGCCTCGGTATCTCGCCGGTGTTCATGGGGCTCATCGCCATCCCGGTCATCGGCAATCTGGCCGAGCACCTCGTCGCCGTACAACTGGCGTACCGCAACAAGATGGACTTCGCAATGAACATCGCCATGGGGTCCACCCTCCAAGTGGTCATGCTCATCGCCCCGATCATCGTCCTCGTGTCTCCGCTCTTCGGCGCGCAGGTCCCCATGGTGTTCACCCCGCTCGAACTCGTGGCGCTTGGTGGTGGTGCGCTCGTCATCGCAGTGGTCGCGGCGGACGGGGAGTCGAACTGGATCGAGGGGGCCGCCCTCATGGCCGTCTACGTGATGGTGGGCCTCGCGGCATTCCTCTGGCCCGTCGTCGCATAG
- a CDS encoding GYD domain-containing protein, producing the protein MKTFILLATLSPQGLQTLRVTPERLFEVNREIEDLGGRVIDQWAVLGSYDFLSVIEAPDERSVMVMIAELSARGSATFETLTALDPDEVFEGPA; encoded by the coding sequence ATGAAGACGTTCATCCTCCTCGCCACCCTCAGCCCGCAGGGGCTCCAGACCCTTCGCGTCACACCGGAGCGCCTGTTCGAGGTGAACCGTGAGATCGAGGATCTCGGGGGCCGCGTCATCGATCAGTGGGCTGTGCTCGGGTCGTACGACTTCCTGAGTGTCATCGAGGCACCGGACGAGCGATCCGTGATGGTCATGATCGCCGAACTCTCCGCCCGCGGCAGCGCGACGTTCGAGACCCTGACGGCGCTGGATCCCGACGAGGTGTTCGAGGGGCCCGCCTAG
- the secG gene encoding preprotein translocase subunit SecG has product MIAVLVIIHVVLCILLISAILMHSGKDAGLSGAFGVGGSSGVYGGSSAIVEKNLTRLTVVVAILFFLTTWLLGRTL; this is encoded by the coding sequence GTGATTGCGGTACTCGTCATCATCCACGTTGTCCTTTGCATCCTGCTCATCAGCGCAATCCTGATGCACAGCGGCAAGGACGCAGGTCTCTCCGGCGCCTTCGGCGTAGGTGGGTCGAGCGGTGTCTACGGTGGGTCGTCGGCGATCGTGGAGAAGAACCTCACCCGGCTGACGGTGGTCGTCGCCATCCTGTTCTTCCTCACGACCTGGCTGCTGGGTCGCACGCTCTAA
- a CDS encoding HAD family hydrolase, producing the protein MPSLPDRAAARAGADPDAVRRLLTDDVFRVAYWGGDLPEAAFWEAVGVPVPDERTRRRVLDLKPLIDPARVADWNARADVWVISNHRHEWLLPVLARTGLADAVDRVVVSSTSGRVKPDPAAWAVLMGDGVSPGDVFVVDDQVRNLDAARSLGMTAVLAVGDLSWADEVDGWLAAQHRAATR; encoded by the coding sequence ATGCCGTCCCTGCCCGACCGGGCGGCCGCGCGCGCGGGAGCCGACCCCGACGCCGTGCGACGGCTGCTCACCGACGACGTATTTCGCGTGGCCTACTGGGGTGGCGACTTACCCGAAGCGGCCTTCTGGGAGGCGGTCGGGGTACCGGTCCCGGACGAGCGGACCCGACGGCGTGTGCTCGATCTGAAGCCGCTTATCGATCCCGCGCGCGTCGCGGACTGGAACGCCCGTGCCGATGTCTGGGTCATCTCCAACCATCGTCACGAGTGGCTGCTTCCCGTTCTGGCACGGACCGGGCTCGCGGATGCGGTGGACCGGGTGGTGGTGTCGAGCACGAGCGGGCGGGTCAAGCCCGACCCGGCGGCGTGGGCGGTGCTCATGGGTGACGGTGTCTCGCCGGGCGACGTTTTCGTGGTGGACGACCAGGTGCGCAACCTCGATGCGGCCCGGTCGCTGGGCATGACCGCAGTGCTCGCGGTGGGTGACCTGTCGTGGGCCGACGAGGTGGACGGCTGGCTGGCCGCCCAGCACCGGGCGGCTACTCGCTGA
- a CDS encoding thioredoxin-dependent thiol peroxidase, translating into MARLTTGSTAPDFTLPSDGGGDITLSSLRGAPVVIIFYPKAMTSGCTTQACEFRDALTAFSAMSTRVLAISPDPVSRLVSFRAKEGLTFPLLSDESHEVLEAYGVWVQKSMYGRTYMGVERSTFVVDADGVIQQADYRVTPTGDAARVLALLI; encoded by the coding sequence GTGGCCCGTCTCACGACCGGATCTACCGCACCCGACTTCACGCTGCCCAGCGATGGTGGCGGTGACATCACCCTGTCGTCCCTCCGGGGCGCGCCGGTGGTGATCATCTTCTATCCCAAGGCGATGACGTCGGGGTGCACCACGCAGGCGTGCGAGTTCCGCGACGCCCTGACAGCCTTCTCTGCGATGAGCACGCGGGTTCTGGCCATCAGCCCCGATCCGGTGTCGCGGCTCGTGAGCTTTCGCGCGAAGGAGGGCCTCACCTTCCCCCTGCTCTCGGACGAGTCGCACGAGGTACTTGAGGCCTATGGCGTGTGGGTGCAGAAGTCGATGTACGGCCGCACGTACATGGGCGTGGAGCGCAGCACGTTCGTCGTCGATGCGGACGGCGTCATCCAACAGGCCGACTACCGAGTGACGCCGACCGGCGACGCCGCACGTGTGCTGGCCCTTCTCATCTGA
- the lexA gene encoding transcriptional repressor LexA yields the protein MATAPTDRQADILAFIEDHLARRGYPPTVREIGSGVGLASPSTVHRHLEKLEAGGHLTRDPSKPRAMLLGVPGTRARASGSPRAFTLPLVGAVAAGSPVLAEEQVEDHIPAPFAADYLLRVKGDSMINAGILDGDLVAVKQQDTASDGQIVVAMIGDEATVKRMFREPGGVRLEAENDAYEPIRSPDITVIGRVVGVMRDM from the coding sequence ATGGCGACCGCACCGACCGACCGGCAGGCCGACATCTTGGCCTTCATCGAGGACCATCTTGCGCGCCGCGGTTATCCGCCCACCGTCCGCGAGATTGGCAGCGGCGTGGGTCTGGCGTCGCCATCCACCGTGCACCGGCACCTCGAGAAGCTCGAGGCCGGAGGGCACCTCACTCGCGACCCGTCCAAGCCGCGCGCCATGCTCCTGGGCGTGCCGGGTACCCGAGCTCGCGCCTCCGGATCTCCACGCGCGTTCACGCTGCCCCTCGTGGGCGCAGTGGCCGCCGGATCGCCGGTACTGGCCGAGGAGCAGGTGGAGGACCACATCCCCGCGCCGTTTGCCGCCGACTACCTGTTGCGCGTGAAGGGTGACTCGATGATCAACGCGGGCATCCTCGACGGCGACCTCGTCGCCGTGAAGCAGCAGGACACGGCGAGCGATGGACAGATTGTGGTGGCGATGATTGGCGATGAGGCGACGGTCAAGCGCATGTTCCGTGAGCCGGGCGGGGTACGGCTGGAGGCCGAGAACGACGCCTACGAACCCATCCGCAGCCCCGACATCACAGTGATCGGTCGTGTCGTGGGGGTCATGCGCGACATGTAG